From the genome of Oxyura jamaicensis isolate SHBP4307 breed ruddy duck unplaced genomic scaffold, BPBGC_Ojam_1.0 oxyUn_random_OJ101964, whole genome shotgun sequence:
gcaagCATTACCACAGAGTAATGAAGCGATGCACAGTTCGAAATGAGGTTCTGACCCACGCACAGAATAACGACAACGACAAGTGTAAACCTATTTCTAATGCCCAATTAAAGTATATTTAcatggatttcttttctttccccccctttAGGTCTGCTATTTTTCTTACGATGGAAAGGCTGGTTGTCTATCTACTGGTTATTAGCGCAGCCGTGAAGGCCATGATGTGCCCCAAAAGATGCATGTGTCAAAACCTGTCTCCGTCCTTCACCATCCTCTGTACGAAGACGGGGCTTCTCTTCGTGCCCCCCAGCATCGACAGGAGAACGGCAGAGCTGAGGCTGATGGACAACTTCATCACGACGCTCAGGAGAAAGGATTTTGCAAACATGACCAATCTCATTCACTTGACGCTGTCGAGGAATACAATAAGTCAAATCATGCCTTACGCATTTTTTGATCTTAAAGGCCTTCACGCTTTACACTTGGATAGTAACAGACTGACATATATCAACGAAGATCATTTCAAAGGTTTGATCAACCTTCGACATTTAATACTCAGCAACAATCAGCTAAGCTATATCTCTCCCGGGTCGTTGGATGACTTTATTGAAACCATCGAAGACCTGGATCTGTCCTACAACAACCTTGTTAACGTTCCTTGGGAAACAATCGCCAAACTTTCCAACGTCAACACGGTCAGCTTGGATCATAACCTCATCGAGTTTGTGCCGGAGGGAATCTTCTCCAATCTTCACAAGCTTGCCCGTCTAGATATGACCTCCAACAAGCTGAAGAAGATCCCTCCCGATCCATTGTTCTCCAGGATTCCCGTGTATGCCAAGTCCAAAGGATCTCCTCTGACGTCTTTGGTGCTGAGCTTTGGGGGCAACCCTTTGCACTGCAACTGTGAGCTGGTGTGGCTGAGGCGCCTCACCAGAGAAGACGACCTAGAAACCTGCGCCTCCCCACCAGAACTGATGGGCAAATACTTCTGGTCCATCAAAGAGGAGGAATTTGTCTGTGAGCCCCCAATGATCACACACCGAACCCCTAAGGTAACCGTAACGGAGGGTCAAAGCGTCTCTTTGAAGTGTAAAGCTGTGGGCGATCCGGACCCCTACGTTCGCTGGATTGCACCTGACGGGAAGCTGGTCTCCAACACCTCTAGGACGATTTCTTACGAGAACGGTACCCTGGATATTTTGGTAACGTCTCT
Proteins encoded in this window:
- the LOC118160138 gene encoding leucine-rich repeat and fibronectin type III domain-containing protein 1-like protein — protein: MDGQKLNASYCICRSAIFLTMERLVVYLLVISAAVKAMMCPKRCMCQNLSPSFTILCTKTGLLFVPPSIDRRTAELRLMDNFITTLRRKDFANMTNLIHLTLSRNTISQIMPYAFFDLKGLHALHLDSNRLTYINEDHFKGLINLRHLILSNNQLSYISPGSLDDFIETIEDLDLSYNNLVNVPWETIAKLSNVNTVSLDHNLIEFVPEGIFSNLHKLARLDMTSNKLKKIPPDPLFSRIPVYAKSKGSPLTSLVLSFGGNPLHCNCELVWLRRLTREDDLETCASPPELMGKYFWSIKEEEFVCEPPMITHRTPKVTVTEGQSVSLKCKAVGDPDPYVRWIAPDGKLVSNTSRTISYENGTLDILVTSLTEKGTFTCIASNAAGESTAPVELLVTPYPNLANSTNCDKDAEPGPSDILISAKSSFPNETKAQQEKVVVVAELTSSSALIQWPSQHHLPGIRMYQIQYNSSSDDILVYR